In Manis pentadactyla isolate mManPen7 chromosome 11, mManPen7.hap1, whole genome shotgun sequence, one DNA window encodes the following:
- the CARMIL3 gene encoding capping protein, Arp2/3 and myosin-I linker protein 3 isoform X4 translates to MGSAYSAKGVGGTESGDAVPNPGDGPGSRRRALGSAHGNRREGWARARAGSHAVPRRGAHAQSSTYPGGAGDPALRGGGRSARAAAPDRSGLLAAAALTARALQEPGLACAAARGGGGSSAATAAAAAAMAKPSAELTRELQDSIRRCLSQGTVLQQHRVKLETKPKKFEDRVLALTSWRLHLFPLKLPAKVESSFNVLEIRAFNTLSQNQILVETERGMVSMRLPSAESVDQVTRHVSSALSKVCPGPGCLIRRGNADTPEGPRDTSPNSETSTSTTHSVCGGFSETYAALCDYNGLHCRDEVQWDVDTIYHAEDNREFNLLDFSHLESRDLALMVAALAYNQWFTKLYCKDLRLGSEVLEQVLHTLSKSGSLEELVLDNAGLKTDFVQKLAGVFGENGSCVLHALTLSHNPIEDKGFLSLSQQLLCFPTGLTKLCLAKTAISPRGLQALGQTFGANPAFASSLRYLDLSKNPGLLTTDEANALYSFLAQPNALVHLDLSGTDCVIDSLLGALLHGCCSHLTYLNLARNSCSHRKGREAPPAFKQFFSSAYTLSHVNLSTTRLPLEALRALLQGLSLNSHLNDLHLDLSSCELRSAGAQALQEQLRAVTCVGSLDLSDNGFDSDLLTLVPALGKNKSLKHLFLGKNFNVKAKTLEEILHKLVLLIQEEDCSLQSLSVADSRLKLRTSILINALGSNTCLAKVDLSGNGMEDIGAKMLSKALQINSSLRTILWDRNNTSALGFLDIARALESNHTLRFMSFPVSDISQAYRSAPERTEDVWQKIQWCLVRNNHSQTCPQEQAFRLQQGLVTSSAEQMLQRLCGRVQEEVRALRLCPLEPVQDELLYARDLIKDAKNSRALFPSLYELGHVLANDGPVRQRLESVASEVSKAVDKELQVILESMVSLTQELCPVAMRVAEGHNKMLSNVAERVTVPRNFIRGALLEQAGQDIQNKLDEVKLSVVTYLTNSIVDEILQELYHSHKSLARHLAQLRTLSDPAGGPGQGQDLSSQGQGWNHDHEETTDDELGTNIDTMAIKKQKRCRKIRPVSAFISGSPQDMESQLGSLGIPPGWFSGLGSSQPTASGSWEGLSELPTHGYKLRHQTQGRPRPPRTTPPGPGRPSVPVSGTRQENGAATRLDEGLEDFFTRRVMDESSSYPPTLRTLQPGLSDTPLPPLQKKRRRGLFHFRRPRSFKGDRGPGSPTTGLLLPPPPPPPPTQESPPSPDPPSLGLNSSPCWSPKEESSLLPGFGVGRGPSFHRKMGTDGAEPGEGGQTPGMAQQPRVHSGVALPGLGRAKGWSFDGKQEGLGPDLEDSVQAWQKRRSSDDAGPGAWKPPPPPQSTKPSFSAMRRAEATWHIAEESAPNHSCQSPSPASQDGEKERGLFPERMIPARNAKDPPLAPRPPKPVAVPRGRRPPQEPGGREEAEAGGAALGMNNPWLRPGSQQDQEDPEVQGPPDPGRRTAPLKPKRTQRAQSCDKLEPDRRQLSNPTGASGVGERAVPLPTHLSDMACLTPGDWLSLPRKQGSLDLSLAGTSDPGTH, encoded by the exons ATGGGTTCTGCTTACAGTGCCAAAGGAGTGGGTGGCACGGAAAGCGGAGACGCTGTCCCCAACCCGGGAGACGGCCCCGGTTCCAGGCGCCGCGCACTAGGCTCCGCACACGGGAACCGGCGGGAGGGGTGGGCGCGAGCGCGCGCGGGGTCTCACGCGGTTCCGAGGCGCGGCGCGCATGCTCAGTCCAGCACCTATCCGGGCGGGGCGGGAGACCCGGCGCTCCGAGGCGGGGGTAGGAGCGCTCGCGCAGCCGCCCCTGACAGGAGCGGGCTCTTGGCTGCTGCAGCGCTCACCGCCCGGGCCCTGCAGGAGCCGGGTCTAGCATGTGCCGCGGCTCGCGGTGGCGGCGGCTCCTCTGCAGCAACGGCGGCAGCAGCGGCCGCCATGGCCAAGCCCAGCGCGGAGCTCACCCGCGAGCTGCAAG ACAGCATCCGGAGGTGCCTGAGCCAAGGGACTGTGCTCCAACAACATCGCGTGAAGCTGGAGACGAAGCCCAAGAAGTTTGAGGACCGAGTGCTG GCCCTGACCTCCTGGCGCCTCCACCTCTTCCCCCTTAAACTCCCAGCCAAG GTGGAGAGTTCCTTCAATGTCCTGGAGATCCGTGCTTTCAACACTCTCAGTCAGAACCAG ATCCTAGTGGAGACGGAGCGTGGCATGGTGAGCATGCGGCTGCCATCAGCTGAGAGCGTGGACCAAGTGACACGGCACGTGAGCTCTGCCCTCTCCAAGGTCTGCCCTGGCCCTGG GTGTCTAATCCGGCGTGGAAATGCAGATACCCCAGAAGGGCCCCGAGACACATCCCCCAACTCTGAGACTTCCACCTCTACCACTCACAGTGTCTGCG GTGGCTTTTCTGAGACCTACGCTGCCCTGTGTGACTACAATGGGCTGCACTGCCGTGATGAGGTGCAGTGG GATGTGGACACCATCTATCATGCTGAGGATAACCGGGAGTTCAATCTTTTGGATTTCAGCCACTTGGAGAGCCG AGACTTGGCCCTAATGGTGGCAGCTCTGGCCTACAACCAGTGGTTCACCAAACTCTACTGCAAGGACCTGCGGCTG GGCTCTGAAGTTCTAGAACAGGTGCTGCATACCCTGAGCAAGTCGGGGAGCCTGGAAGAGCTGGTTCTGGACAATGCCGGGCTTAAGAC GGACTTTGTCCAGAAGCTGGCCGGGGTGTTTGGGGAGAACGGGAGCTGTGTGCTGCATGCCCTCACTCTGTCCCACAACCCCATCGAGGACAAGG GCTTCCTCAGTCTGAGCCAGCAGCTGCTCTGCTTCCCCACTGGCCTCACCAAACTGTGCCTGGCCAAGACTGCCATTTCTCCTCGAG GACTCCAGGCGCTGGGCCAGACCTTCGGGGCCAACCCAGCCTTTGCCAGCTCCCTTCGATACCTGGACCTAAGCAAGAACCCTGGGCTGCTCACAACAGACGAGGCCAAT GCTCTTTACAGTTTCCTGGCCCAGCCCAATGCTCTGGTGCACCTGGACCTCTCGGGGACTGACTGTGTCATCGACTCG CTTCTGGGTGCCCTGCTCCATGGCTGCTGCTCCCACCTAACCTACCTCAACTTGGCGCGTAACAGCTGCTCGCACAG GAAGGGCCGGGAGGCACCACCAGCCTTCAAGCAGTTCTTCAGCAGCGCCTACACACTGAGCCATGTCAACCTGTCCACCACAAGGCTGCCCCTGGAGGCCCTCAG GGCACTGCTCCAGGGCCTCTCCCTCAACAGTCACCTCAACGATCTGcacctggacctcagcagctgtgAG CTCCGCTCAGCAGGAGCCCAGGCTTTGCAGGAGCAGCTGAGGGCTGTCACCTGTGTGGGCAGCCTGGATCTGTCAGATAATG GGTTCGACTCAGACCTCCTGACACTGGTGCCCGCACTTGGCAAGAACAAGTCCCTCAAGCACCTGTTCCTGGGCAAGAATTTCAATGTCAAGGCCAA GACCCTGGAGGAGATCCTCCACAAGCTGGTACTGCTGATCCAAGAAGAGGACTGT TCCCTGCAGTCACTCTCAGTGGCAGACTCCCGGCTGAAGCTTCGCACCAGCATCCTCATAAACGCCCTCGGCAGCAACACCTGCCTGGCTAAGGTGGATCTGAGCGGCAATGGCATGGAGGACATCGGGGCCAAGATGCTGTCCAAGGCCCTGCAGATAAACTCCTCCCTCAG AACTATCCTATGGGATCGGAACAATACGTCTGCCCTGGGCTTTCTGGACATTGCAAGGGCCCTAGAGAG CAACCATACACTGCGTTTCATGTCCTTCCCTGTGAGTGACATCTCCCAAGCCTACCGCAGTGCCCCTGAGCGCACCGAGGATGTCTGGCAGAAG ATCCAGTGGTGCTTGGTGAGGAACAACCACTCCCAGACATGCCCCCAGGAGCAGGCCTTCAGGCTGCAGCAGGGCCTGGTGACCAGCAGCGCCGAGCAA ATGCTGCAGCGGCTGTGTGGAAGAGTGCAGGAGGAGGTACGGGCCCTCAGGCTGTGCCCCCTAGAGCCCGTGCAGGATGAGCTGCTCTATGCTCGGGACCTCATCAAGGATGCCAAGAATTCCAGAGCG CTGTTTCCCAGCCTCTATGAGCTGGGCCACGTGCTGGCCAATGATGGGCCtgtgaggcagaggctggagtcagTAGCCAGTGAGGTGTCCAAGGCTGTGGACAAGGAGCTGCAG GTGATCCTCGAATCAATGGTCAGCCTAACACAGGAGTTATGCCCCGTGGCCATGCGGGTGGCCGAGGGGCACAATAAGATGCTGAGCAATGTGGCAGAGCGCGTCACCGTGCCCCGGAACTTCATTCGAGGGGCTCTGCTGGAGCAGGCGGGGCAGGACATTCAGAATAAGCTGGA TGAGGTGAAGCTTTCAGTCGTCACCTACTTGACCAACTCCATAGTGGATGAGATCCTGCAGGAGCTGTACCACTCCCACAAGAGCCTG GCCCGACACCTCGCCCAGCTAAGGACACTATCAGACCCAGCAGGGGGGCCAGGCCAAGGGCAGGATCTGTCCTCCCAGGGCCAAGGCTGGAACCATGACCATGAGGAGACCACAGATGATGAACTGGGTACCAACATT GACACCATGGCCATCAAAAAGCAGAAACGCTGCCGAAAGATCCGGCCAGTGTCTGCCTTCATTA GTGGGAGCCCTCAGGACATGGAAAGCCAGCTGGGGAGCCTGGGGATCCCCCCTGGCTGGTTCTCGGGACTCGggagcagccaacccacagctaGTGGCTCCTGGGAAGGTCTATCCGAGCTGCCCACTCATGGCTATAAACTACGGCATCAAACACAAGGCAGGCCACGGCCCCCCAGGACTACCCCTCCAGGACCTGGTCGACCCAGC GTGCCAGTCTCCGGGACTCGCCAGGAGAATGGGGCGGCCACCCGCCTGGACGAGGGGCTGGAGGACTTCTTCACCCGGAGGGTCATGGATGAAAGTTCCAG CTACCCTCCGACCCTGCGCACCCTGCAGCCAGGCCTCTCAGATACGCCGCTGCCTCCACTCCAGAAGAAGAGGCGCCGAGGCCTGTTTCACTTTCGCCGACCCCGGAGCTTCAAGGGGGACAGGGGGCCCGGGTCCCCCACCACCGGGctcctcctccctccacccccacccccacccccgactcAGGAGAGTCCCCCCAGTCCAGACCCCCCCAGCCTCGGCCTTAACTCCTCCCCCTGCTGGAGCCCAAAGGAAGAGAGCAGCCTCCTCCCTGGATTTGGAGTGGGCCGTGGGCCTTCCTTCCACAGGAAAATG GGCACTGATGGTGCAGAGCCAGGAGAGGGGGGCCAGACCCCTGGGATGGCACAGCAGCCCAGGGTCCACAGCGGTGTTGCCCTCCCTGGGTTGGGAAGAGCCAAGGGTTGGAGTTTCGATGGGAAACAGGAG GGCCTGGGCCCAGACCTGGAGGACAGTGTCCAGGCTTGGCAGAAGCGGCGCTCTTCTGATGATGCAG GACCTGGAGCCTGGAAGCCCCCACCACCGCCCCAGAGCACCAAGCCAAGCTTCAGTGCCATGCGCCGAGCAGAGGCCACATGGCACATAG CCGAGGAAAGTGCCCCCAACCACAGCTGCCAGAGCCCCAGCCCAGCTTCCCAAGATGGGGAGAAGGAGAGGGGCCTATTCCCAGAAAGGATGATTCCAGCCAGGAATGCCAAG GACCCTCCTTTAGCTCCACGGCCCCCCAAGCCAGTGGCTGTGCCCAGGGGCCGCCGTCCCCCTCAGGAgccagggggcagggaggaggccgAGGCTGGGGGTGCAGCCCTAGGAATGAATAACCCCTGGCTGAGGCCGGGCTCACAGCAGGACCAAGAGGATCCTGAGGTCCAAG GGCCCCCAGATCCAGGCCGCCGGACTGCTCCCCTGAAGCCCAAGAGGACACAACGAGCACAGTCCTGTGACAAGCTGGAGCCTGACAGAAGACAGCTCTCTAACCCTACAGGTGCCAGTGGGGTGGGCGAGAGGGCGGTCCCGCTTCCCACCCATCTGTCTGACATGGCATGCCTCACACCGGGTGACTGGCTCTCCCTGCCCAGGAAACAGGGCTCCTTGGATTTGTCCCTAGCAGGGACCAGTGATCCCGGAACACACTGA
- the CARMIL3 gene encoding capping protein, Arp2/3 and myosin-I linker protein 3 isoform X7, whose protein sequence is MGSAYSAKGVGGTESGDAVPNPGDGPGSRRRALGSAHGNRREGWARARAGSHAVPRRGAHAQSSTYPGGAGDPALRGGGRSARAAAPDRSGLLAAAALTARALQEPGLACAAARGGGGSSAATAAAAAAMAKPSAELTRELQDSIRRCLSQGTVLQQHRVKLETKPKKFEDRVLALTSWRLHLFPLKLPAKVESSFNVLEIRAFNTLSQNQILVETERGMVSMRLPSAESVDQVTRHVSSALSKVCPGPGCLIRRGNADTPEGPRDTSPNSETSTSTTHSVCGGFSETYAALCDYNGLHCRDEVQWDVDTIYHAEDNREFNLLDFSHLESRDLALMVAALAYNQWFTKLYCKDLRLGSEVLEQVLHTLSKSGSLEELVLDNAGLKTDFVQKLAGVFGENGSCVLHALTLSHNPIEDKGFLSLSQQLLCFPTGLTKLCLAKTAISPRGLQALGQTFGANPAFASSLRYLDLSKNPGLLTTDEANALYSFLAQPNALVHLDLSGTDCVIDSLLGALLHGCCSHLTYLNLARNSCSHRKGREAPPAFKQFFSSAYTLSHVNLSTTRLPLEALRALLQGLSLNSHLNDLHLDLSSCELRSAGAQALQEQLRAVTCVGSLDLSDNGFDSDLLTLVPALGKNKSLKHLFLGKNFNVKAKTLEEILHKLVLLIQEEDCSLQSLSVADSRLKLRTSILINALGSNTCLAKVDLSGNGMEDIGAKMLSKALQINSSLRTILWDRNNTSALGFLDIARALESNHTLRFMSFPVSDISQAYRSAPERTEDVWQKIQWCLVRNNHSQTCPQEQAFRLQQGLVTSSAEQMLQRLCGRVQEEVRALRLCPLEPVQDELLYARDLIKDAKNSRALFPSLYELGHVLANDGPVRQRLESVASEVSKAVDKELQVILESMVSLTQELCPVAMRVAEGHNKMLSNVAERVTVPRNFIRGALLEQAGQDIQNKLDEVKLSVVTYLTNSIVDEILQELYHSHKSLARHLAQLRTLSDPAGGPGQGQDLSSQGQGWNHDHEETTDDELGTNIDTMAIKKQKRCRKIRPVSAFISGSPQDMESQLGSLGIPPGWFSGLGSSQPTASGSWEGLSELPTHGYKLRHQTQGRPRPPRTTPPGPGRPSQVPVSGTRQENGAATRLDEGLEDFFTRRVMDESSSYPPTLRTLQPGLSDTPLPPLQKKRRRGLFHFRRPRSFKGDRGPGSPTTGLLLPPPPPPPPTQESPPSPDPPSLGLNSSPCWSPKEESSLLPGFGVGRGPSFHRKMGTDGAEPGEGGQTPGMAQQPRVHSGVALPGLGRAKGWSFDGKQEGLGPDLEDSVQAWQKRRSSDDAGPGAWKPPPPPQSTKPSFSAMRRAEATWHIAEESAPNHSCQSPSPASQDGEKERGLFPERMIPARNAKLQDPPLAPRPPKPVAVPRGRRPPQEPGGREEAEAGGAALGMNNPWLRPGSQQDQEDPEVQGPPDPGRRTAPLKPKRTQRAQSCDKLEPDRRQLSNPTGTSDPGTH, encoded by the exons ATGGGTTCTGCTTACAGTGCCAAAGGAGTGGGTGGCACGGAAAGCGGAGACGCTGTCCCCAACCCGGGAGACGGCCCCGGTTCCAGGCGCCGCGCACTAGGCTCCGCACACGGGAACCGGCGGGAGGGGTGGGCGCGAGCGCGCGCGGGGTCTCACGCGGTTCCGAGGCGCGGCGCGCATGCTCAGTCCAGCACCTATCCGGGCGGGGCGGGAGACCCGGCGCTCCGAGGCGGGGGTAGGAGCGCTCGCGCAGCCGCCCCTGACAGGAGCGGGCTCTTGGCTGCTGCAGCGCTCACCGCCCGGGCCCTGCAGGAGCCGGGTCTAGCATGTGCCGCGGCTCGCGGTGGCGGCGGCTCCTCTGCAGCAACGGCGGCAGCAGCGGCCGCCATGGCCAAGCCCAGCGCGGAGCTCACCCGCGAGCTGCAAG ACAGCATCCGGAGGTGCCTGAGCCAAGGGACTGTGCTCCAACAACATCGCGTGAAGCTGGAGACGAAGCCCAAGAAGTTTGAGGACCGAGTGCTG GCCCTGACCTCCTGGCGCCTCCACCTCTTCCCCCTTAAACTCCCAGCCAAG GTGGAGAGTTCCTTCAATGTCCTGGAGATCCGTGCTTTCAACACTCTCAGTCAGAACCAG ATCCTAGTGGAGACGGAGCGTGGCATGGTGAGCATGCGGCTGCCATCAGCTGAGAGCGTGGACCAAGTGACACGGCACGTGAGCTCTGCCCTCTCCAAGGTCTGCCCTGGCCCTGG GTGTCTAATCCGGCGTGGAAATGCAGATACCCCAGAAGGGCCCCGAGACACATCCCCCAACTCTGAGACTTCCACCTCTACCACTCACAGTGTCTGCG GTGGCTTTTCTGAGACCTACGCTGCCCTGTGTGACTACAATGGGCTGCACTGCCGTGATGAGGTGCAGTGG GATGTGGACACCATCTATCATGCTGAGGATAACCGGGAGTTCAATCTTTTGGATTTCAGCCACTTGGAGAGCCG AGACTTGGCCCTAATGGTGGCAGCTCTGGCCTACAACCAGTGGTTCACCAAACTCTACTGCAAGGACCTGCGGCTG GGCTCTGAAGTTCTAGAACAGGTGCTGCATACCCTGAGCAAGTCGGGGAGCCTGGAAGAGCTGGTTCTGGACAATGCCGGGCTTAAGAC GGACTTTGTCCAGAAGCTGGCCGGGGTGTTTGGGGAGAACGGGAGCTGTGTGCTGCATGCCCTCACTCTGTCCCACAACCCCATCGAGGACAAGG GCTTCCTCAGTCTGAGCCAGCAGCTGCTCTGCTTCCCCACTGGCCTCACCAAACTGTGCCTGGCCAAGACTGCCATTTCTCCTCGAG GACTCCAGGCGCTGGGCCAGACCTTCGGGGCCAACCCAGCCTTTGCCAGCTCCCTTCGATACCTGGACCTAAGCAAGAACCCTGGGCTGCTCACAACAGACGAGGCCAAT GCTCTTTACAGTTTCCTGGCCCAGCCCAATGCTCTGGTGCACCTGGACCTCTCGGGGACTGACTGTGTCATCGACTCG CTTCTGGGTGCCCTGCTCCATGGCTGCTGCTCCCACCTAACCTACCTCAACTTGGCGCGTAACAGCTGCTCGCACAG GAAGGGCCGGGAGGCACCACCAGCCTTCAAGCAGTTCTTCAGCAGCGCCTACACACTGAGCCATGTCAACCTGTCCACCACAAGGCTGCCCCTGGAGGCCCTCAG GGCACTGCTCCAGGGCCTCTCCCTCAACAGTCACCTCAACGATCTGcacctggacctcagcagctgtgAG CTCCGCTCAGCAGGAGCCCAGGCTTTGCAGGAGCAGCTGAGGGCTGTCACCTGTGTGGGCAGCCTGGATCTGTCAGATAATG GGTTCGACTCAGACCTCCTGACACTGGTGCCCGCACTTGGCAAGAACAAGTCCCTCAAGCACCTGTTCCTGGGCAAGAATTTCAATGTCAAGGCCAA GACCCTGGAGGAGATCCTCCACAAGCTGGTACTGCTGATCCAAGAAGAGGACTGT TCCCTGCAGTCACTCTCAGTGGCAGACTCCCGGCTGAAGCTTCGCACCAGCATCCTCATAAACGCCCTCGGCAGCAACACCTGCCTGGCTAAGGTGGATCTGAGCGGCAATGGCATGGAGGACATCGGGGCCAAGATGCTGTCCAAGGCCCTGCAGATAAACTCCTCCCTCAG AACTATCCTATGGGATCGGAACAATACGTCTGCCCTGGGCTTTCTGGACATTGCAAGGGCCCTAGAGAG CAACCATACACTGCGTTTCATGTCCTTCCCTGTGAGTGACATCTCCCAAGCCTACCGCAGTGCCCCTGAGCGCACCGAGGATGTCTGGCAGAAG ATCCAGTGGTGCTTGGTGAGGAACAACCACTCCCAGACATGCCCCCAGGAGCAGGCCTTCAGGCTGCAGCAGGGCCTGGTGACCAGCAGCGCCGAGCAA ATGCTGCAGCGGCTGTGTGGAAGAGTGCAGGAGGAGGTACGGGCCCTCAGGCTGTGCCCCCTAGAGCCCGTGCAGGATGAGCTGCTCTATGCTCGGGACCTCATCAAGGATGCCAAGAATTCCAGAGCG CTGTTTCCCAGCCTCTATGAGCTGGGCCACGTGCTGGCCAATGATGGGCCtgtgaggcagaggctggagtcagTAGCCAGTGAGGTGTCCAAGGCTGTGGACAAGGAGCTGCAG GTGATCCTCGAATCAATGGTCAGCCTAACACAGGAGTTATGCCCCGTGGCCATGCGGGTGGCCGAGGGGCACAATAAGATGCTGAGCAATGTGGCAGAGCGCGTCACCGTGCCCCGGAACTTCATTCGAGGGGCTCTGCTGGAGCAGGCGGGGCAGGACATTCAGAATAAGCTGGA TGAGGTGAAGCTTTCAGTCGTCACCTACTTGACCAACTCCATAGTGGATGAGATCCTGCAGGAGCTGTACCACTCCCACAAGAGCCTG GCCCGACACCTCGCCCAGCTAAGGACACTATCAGACCCAGCAGGGGGGCCAGGCCAAGGGCAGGATCTGTCCTCCCAGGGCCAAGGCTGGAACCATGACCATGAGGAGACCACAGATGATGAACTGGGTACCAACATT GACACCATGGCCATCAAAAAGCAGAAACGCTGCCGAAAGATCCGGCCAGTGTCTGCCTTCATTA GTGGGAGCCCTCAGGACATGGAAAGCCAGCTGGGGAGCCTGGGGATCCCCCCTGGCTGGTTCTCGGGACTCGggagcagccaacccacagctaGTGGCTCCTGGGAAGGTCTATCCGAGCTGCCCACTCATGGCTATAAACTACGGCATCAAACACAAGGCAGGCCACGGCCCCCCAGGACTACCCCTCCAGGACCTGGTCGACCCAGC CAGGTGCCAGTCTCCGGGACTCGCCAGGAGAATGGGGCGGCCACCCGCCTGGACGAGGGGCTGGAGGACTTCTTCACCCGGAGGGTCATGGATGAAAGTTCCAG CTACCCTCCGACCCTGCGCACCCTGCAGCCAGGCCTCTCAGATACGCCGCTGCCTCCACTCCAGAAGAAGAGGCGCCGAGGCCTGTTTCACTTTCGCCGACCCCGGAGCTTCAAGGGGGACAGGGGGCCCGGGTCCCCCACCACCGGGctcctcctccctccacccccacccccacccccgactcAGGAGAGTCCCCCCAGTCCAGACCCCCCCAGCCTCGGCCTTAACTCCTCCCCCTGCTGGAGCCCAAAGGAAGAGAGCAGCCTCCTCCCTGGATTTGGAGTGGGCCGTGGGCCTTCCTTCCACAGGAAAATG GGCACTGATGGTGCAGAGCCAGGAGAGGGGGGCCAGACCCCTGGGATGGCACAGCAGCCCAGGGTCCACAGCGGTGTTGCCCTCCCTGGGTTGGGAAGAGCCAAGGGTTGGAGTTTCGATGGGAAACAGGAG GGCCTGGGCCCAGACCTGGAGGACAGTGTCCAGGCTTGGCAGAAGCGGCGCTCTTCTGATGATGCAG GACCTGGAGCCTGGAAGCCCCCACCACCGCCCCAGAGCACCAAGCCAAGCTTCAGTGCCATGCGCCGAGCAGAGGCCACATGGCACATAG CCGAGGAAAGTGCCCCCAACCACAGCTGCCAGAGCCCCAGCCCAGCTTCCCAAGATGGGGAGAAGGAGAGGGGCCTATTCCCAGAAAGGATGATTCCAGCCAGGAATGCCAAG CTGCAGGACCCTCCTTTAGCTCCACGGCCCCCCAAGCCAGTGGCTGTGCCCAGGGGCCGCCGTCCCCCTCAGGAgccagggggcagggaggaggccgAGGCTGGGGGTGCAGCCCTAGGAATGAATAACCCCTGGCTGAGGCCGGGCTCACAGCAGGACCAAGAGGATCCTGAGGTCCAAG GGCCCCCAGATCCAGGCCGCCGGACTGCTCCCCTGAAGCCCAAGAGGACACAACGAGCACAGTCCTGTGACAAGCTGGAGCCTGACAGAAGACAGCTCTCTAACCCTACAG GGACCAGTGATCCCGGAACACACTGA